In a genomic window of Flavobacterium lipolyticum:
- a CDS encoding sterol desaturase family protein, with the protein MISFLIFLGVFLFMECVTWLTHKYIMHGLMWYFHADHHQPKYENTFERNDIFFVLFAIPSIILFYFGVEGGFNYLFFIACGVTLYGVCYFLIHDVLIHQRFKWFKNTKNKYLIGLRKAHKIHHKHLDKEDGECFGMLFVPFKYYKI; encoded by the coding sequence ATGATTTCTTTTTTAATTTTTTTAGGTGTTTTTTTATTCATGGAATGTGTCACCTGGCTCACTCACAAGTACATCATGCATGGGCTGATGTGGTATTTTCATGCAGATCACCATCAACCCAAATACGAAAACACTTTTGAACGCAACGATATTTTCTTTGTCCTGTTTGCCATCCCCAGTATTATTCTTTTTTACTTTGGTGTTGAGGGTGGATTCAACTACTTATTTTTTATTGCCTGTGGAGTAACGCTTTATGGGGTGTGTTATTTTTTGATTCACGATGTTTTGATTCATCAGCGTTTTAAATGGTTTAAAAACACCAAAAACAAATACTTGATTGGCCTGCGAAAAGCACATAAAATACACCACAAGCATTTAGACAAAGAAGACGGAGAATGTTTCGGAATGTTGTTTGTTCCTTTTAAATATTATAAAATTTAA
- a CDS encoding SRPBCC family protein: MKVYKIETVQHVNATVEECWDFFSSPKNLQTITLDNMSFEIQDFDNKRMYPGQIITYTLKPLLGIKINWMTIITVSKENHYFVDEQRFGPYALWHHKHFFEPTATGTKMIDVVHYALPLGYLGRIMNSLIVKNKLKTIFDYRYNKIEELFNSKA, translated from the coding sequence ATGAAAGTATACAAAATAGAGACCGTACAACATGTAAACGCTACTGTTGAAGAATGTTGGGATTTTTTTTCAAGTCCGAAAAATCTCCAAACGATAACACTGGATAATATGAGTTTCGAAATTCAGGATTTTGACAATAAGCGCATGTATCCCGGACAAATTATTACCTATACTTTAAAACCTCTTTTGGGCATTAAAATTAACTGGATGACGATCATCACGGTTTCAAAGGAGAACCACTATTTTGTCGACGAACAGCGATTTGGTCCTTACGCTTTATGGCATCACAAACACTTTTTCGAGCCCACAGCAACCGGAACCAAAATGATTGATGTGGTGCACTACGCTTTACCATTAGGGTATCTGGGCAGAATCATGAACAGTCTTATTGTAAAAAACAAACTCAAAACTATTTTTGATTATCGCTACAATAAAATCGAAGAACTATTCAATTCAAAAGCTTAA
- a CDS encoding cryptochrome/photolyase family protein: MTKQKVSFFWFRRDLRLEDNTGLFHALQSDFPVIPLFIFDDEILENLPKNDARVQFILESLQKINEQLKAIDSSILIKKGTTSKVWESLTTEFDIQHVFFNKDYEPFTIKRDAAIEQLLAQHHITASSFKDHVIFEEKEITKADGLPYTVYTPYKNKWLEKYHLSGQAPEFDTKIGYENFSKNQFAFPELAEIGFEKSVIKVLPPDLSQISNYKETRDFPAEDSTSYLSPHLRFGTVSIRKLVNWANRKNQTFLSELIWREFFIQILFSFPNVVNHNFKSAYDGIQWRNNEEDFKRWCSGTTGYPMVDAGMRQLNETGYMHNRVRMVVASFLCKHLLINWQWGEAYFAEKLLDFELASNVGNWQWAAGTGCDAAPYFRVFNPEIQQKKFDEKGIYIRKWIPEFDLGYNEPMVDHAFARDRAIETYKKGILK, translated from the coding sequence ATGACAAAACAAAAAGTTTCCTTTTTCTGGTTCCGACGCGATTTGCGTTTAGAAGACAATACCGGACTATTTCATGCCCTGCAATCGGATTTTCCTGTAATTCCGTTGTTTATTTTTGATGATGAAATTCTGGAAAACCTTCCCAAAAATGATGCACGCGTTCAGTTTATTCTGGAGTCACTTCAAAAAATAAACGAACAACTAAAAGCAATTGATTCTTCCATTCTGATTAAAAAAGGAACTACAAGTAAGGTTTGGGAATCACTTACAACTGAATTTGACATTCAGCACGTTTTTTTCAATAAAGATTACGAGCCTTTTACCATCAAACGTGATGCTGCTATTGAGCAATTATTAGCACAACACCATATCACAGCGTCCTCATTCAAAGATCATGTGATTTTTGAAGAAAAGGAAATTACAAAAGCTGACGGACTTCCTTACACCGTTTATACACCCTACAAAAACAAGTGGCTGGAAAAATACCATCTTTCAGGGCAGGCTCCGGAATTTGACACCAAAATTGGTTATGAGAACTTCAGTAAAAATCAGTTTGCTTTTCCGGAATTAGCTGAAATTGGTTTTGAGAAAAGCGTTATAAAAGTACTTCCTCCGGATTTAAGTCAAATTTCTAATTATAAAGAAACACGCGATTTCCCGGCTGAGGACAGTACTTCCTACCTTTCACCGCATTTGCGTTTTGGAACGGTTAGTATTCGCAAACTGGTTAATTGGGCCAATCGAAAAAACCAAACCTTTTTAAGCGAACTGATTTGGAGAGAATTCTTCATCCAGATTTTATTTAGCTTCCCAAATGTTGTGAATCACAATTTCAAATCGGCTTACGACGGAATTCAATGGCGTAATAACGAAGAAGATTTTAAACGCTGGTGTTCCGGAACTACAGGTTACCCCATGGTCGATGCCGGAATGCGTCAGCTAAACGAAACGGGGTATATGCACAATCGGGTTCGCATGGTGGTGGCCAGCTTTTTATGCAAACATCTGCTCATCAACTGGCAATGGGGCGAGGCGTACTTTGCCGAAAAATTACTGGATTTCGAATTGGCTTCCAATGTAGGCAACTGGCAGTGGGCAGCCGGAACGGGCTGTGATGCTGCACCCTATTTCAGAGTTTTCAATCCCGAAATTCAACAAAAGAAGTTTGATGAGAAAGGAATCTACATTCGCAAATGGATTCCAGAATTTGATCTAGGCTATAACGAACCAATGGTGGATCATGCGTTTGCAAGAGATCGCGCCATTGAAACTTATAAAAAAGGGATTTTGAAATAG
- a CDS encoding ABC1 kinase family protein yields the protein MKTIDYIPTSKIERASKLVQTGAKIGVNYIKHYAEKMVNSDLTRDKLNENNAEDIYDGLKSLKGSALKVAQMLSMDKNFLPQAYVEKFSLSQFSVPPLSAPLVLKTFKTNFGKTPYEIFDEFNANSVNAASIGQVHLAVKDGKKLAVKIQYPGVANSISSDLALVKPIAIRMFNLQGKDSDKYFKEVEDKLIEETNYLLELQQSQEVVQACSKIENILFPNYYPEFSSEKIITMDWMSGLHLSEFTAKNSDQEVGDKLGQALWDFYMYQIHVLRKVHADPHPGNFLVNENNQLIALDFGCMKQIPDDFYVPYFELINKNVITDETLFNEKLFELEILRPDDSASEIAYFTEMFHDLLSLFTQPFQKETFDFSDETFFDNIAKLGERFTNDTNLKKMNGNRGSKHFIYMNRTFFGLYNLMFDLKAKIVVENYLKY from the coding sequence ATGAAAACGATCGATTATATACCTACCTCAAAAATAGAAAGAGCCAGTAAATTAGTGCAAACCGGTGCAAAAATCGGAGTGAACTATATTAAGCATTATGCTGAGAAAATGGTAAACTCAGATTTGACCCGTGACAAGCTGAATGAAAACAATGCGGAAGATATTTACGACGGACTCAAAAGTTTGAAAGGAAGCGCGCTTAAAGTGGCTCAGATGCTGAGCATGGACAAGAACTTTTTACCTCAGGCTTATGTAGAGAAATTTTCATTATCGCAATTTTCAGTACCGCCGCTTTCAGCACCATTGGTCCTGAAAACCTTTAAAACCAATTTCGGAAAAACACCCTATGAAATTTTTGATGAGTTTAATGCCAATTCTGTCAATGCAGCCAGCATTGGTCAGGTGCATTTGGCGGTTAAAGACGGTAAAAAACTAGCTGTTAAAATTCAGTATCCGGGAGTTGCCAACAGTATCTCGTCTGATTTGGCTCTGGTAAAACCTATTGCAATCAGAATGTTCAATTTGCAGGGAAAAGATTCTGATAAATATTTCAAAGAAGTTGAAGATAAACTGATTGAAGAAACCAATTATTTGTTGGAACTTCAACAAAGTCAGGAAGTGGTACAGGCCTGCAGTAAAATCGAAAACATACTTTTTCCGAATTATTATCCTGAGTTTTCATCGGAGAAAATCATCACCATGGACTGGATGAGCGGTCTGCATCTTTCGGAGTTTACCGCTAAAAATTCAGATCAGGAAGTGGGAGATAAATTAGGGCAGGCGCTTTGGGATTTTTATATGTACCAAATTCATGTTTTAAGAAAAGTGCATGCTGATCCGCATCCGGGAAATTTTCTGGTGAATGAAAACAATCAGTTAATTGCGCTGGATTTTGGCTGTATGAAGCAAATTCCGGATGATTTTTATGTGCCTTACTTTGAATTGATCAATAAAAATGTAATTACTGACGAGACACTTTTCAATGAGAAATTATTTGAACTGGAAATCCTTCGTCCCGATGATTCGGCTTCTGAGATTGCTTATTTTACGGAAATGTTTCATGATTTATTGTCCCTTTTTACCCAGCCATTTCAGAAAGAAACCTTTGATTTTTCAGACGAGACTTTCTTTGACAATATAGCCAAATTAGGAGAGCGTTTTACCAACGATACCAATCTTAAAAAAATGAACGGAAACAGAGGTTCCAAGCATTTTATCTATATGAACAGAACTTTCTTCGGATTGTACAATCTGATGTTTGATTTGAAAGCGAAGATTGTTGTAGAGAATTATTTGAAGTATTAA
- a CDS encoding TetR family transcriptional regulator C-terminal domain-containing protein: MATKNKAITREDIVSKYMDEVLEKEQKPKSVYHFAKENGFTEAEFYAFFGTLEGLEKEIFRLFFANTVDLLHKNADYQEYDMKNKMLSFYYTFFEILTANRSYVLQSLKIDRNPLKNLVQLTSLREAFKEYVSEILTDDYRLEQEKFQKFQEKALQESAWLQLMMTIKFWMEDSSAAFEKTDIFIEKSVNASFELMNVAPMNHLIDFGKFLFKEKIYSK; encoded by the coding sequence ATGGCAACTAAAAATAAGGCTATCACAAGAGAAGATATCGTTTCAAAATACATGGATGAAGTTTTAGAAAAGGAACAAAAACCAAAATCAGTTTATCATTTTGCAAAAGAAAATGGTTTTACGGAAGCGGAGTTTTATGCTTTTTTTGGAACATTAGAAGGTTTAGAAAAAGAAATATTCAGACTGTTTTTCGCGAATACAGTTGATTTGCTGCACAAAAATGCAGATTATCAGGAGTATGATATGAAAAACAAGATGTTGAGTTTCTATTATACATTTTTTGAGATTTTAACGGCCAACAGAAGTTATGTCCTGCAATCTCTTAAAATAGACAGAAATCCACTTAAAAATTTAGTACAACTGACTTCACTTCGCGAGGCGTTTAAAGAGTATGTTTCAGAGATATTGACTGACGACTACAGACTGGAACAGGAAAAATTTCAAAAATTTCAGGAAAAAGCTCTTCAGGAATCGGCCTGGCTGCAATTAATGATGACCATAAAATTCTGGATGGAGGATTCTTCGGCAGCATTTGAAAAAACGGATATTTTTATTGAAAAATCAGTCAATGCATCCTTCGAATTGATGAATGTAGCCCCAATGAATCATTTAATTGATTTTGGAAAATTTCTGTTTAAAGAAAAAATATACAGTAAGTAA
- a CDS encoding TIGR01777 family oxidoreductase encodes MAKNVLLTGGTGFVGKQLTDLLTDSGFTVSILSRNARENTSLITYYKWNLKTNYINEEAILQADYIIHLAGEGIVEKRWTKRRKKVIVESRVQPIDLIYSILKKNNKVPDAFISASAVGIYGAVTSSVICKEDQPPATDFLGVTCVEWEQAVDKITSLGIRTAKIRTGIVLGRNEGFLKKLGPNFKAGFGAILGTGKQYLPWIHIDDLCQIYLKALTDEMIKGPYNACVTDNTTNLSFSKMLASLYGYKIWLPKVPAFILKIVLGEMSEAVLKGQRVSSEKIQKTGFEFQFTDLESALVNCLN; translated from the coding sequence ATGGCAAAAAATGTTTTATTAACCGGAGGCACTGGATTTGTTGGAAAACAACTTACCGATCTACTCACTGACAGTGGTTTTACGGTATCGATTTTGAGCCGTAACGCACGAGAAAACACCTCATTAATCACCTATTATAAATGGAACTTAAAAACGAATTATATCAACGAAGAAGCAATTCTTCAGGCTGATTATATTATCCATTTAGCAGGTGAAGGAATTGTAGAGAAGAGATGGACTAAAAGACGTAAAAAAGTCATTGTAGAAAGTCGTGTACAACCCATCGATCTTATTTATTCGATCTTAAAGAAAAACAATAAAGTTCCGGATGCCTTTATCTCAGCTTCGGCGGTTGGAATTTACGGAGCAGTTACCAGTTCCGTTATCTGTAAGGAAGACCAGCCCCCTGCAACCGATTTTTTAGGGGTAACCTGTGTTGAATGGGAACAGGCCGTAGATAAAATTACTTCTTTAGGAATTCGGACTGCTAAAATCAGAACGGGGATTGTTTTGGGAAGAAATGAAGGTTTTCTAAAAAAACTGGGACCCAATTTCAAAGCCGGCTTCGGTGCCATTTTGGGCACGGGAAAACAATATCTTCCCTGGATTCATATTGATGATTTATGTCAGATTTATTTAAAAGCCCTTACCGATGAAATGATCAAAGGTCCGTACAATGCCTGTGTGACAGACAATACTACGAACCTTAGTTTTTCAAAAATGCTTGCCAGCTTATACGGCTATAAAATCTGGCTCCCAAAAGTACCCGCCTTTATTCTTAAAATTGTTTTAGGCGAAATGAGCGAGGCTGTCTTAAAAGGACAGAGGGTTTCCTCTGAAAAAATACAAAAGACAGGATTTGAATTTCAATTTACCGATTTAGAAAGCGCGCTGGTCAACTGCCTTAATTAG
- a CDS encoding YceI family protein, with the protein MKKITLLILLFIAYSVMAQDKFFTSTGTINFEASVPFFEDVKAVNRQVTIVVEPKTSTLICTVYIKDFRFKLDLMQEHFNENYMESRRYPKAVFKGKIQKFDLKNIDEIEKEYQIKGKLSMKGKSREILVNALIKKVGDGIQIVSDFPILISDYNIEIPNRIAAKIAKTVNTELTGVIKSDDPVYLTLK; encoded by the coding sequence ATGAAAAAAATTACATTACTTATTTTACTGTTTATCGCTTATTCCGTTATGGCTCAGGATAAATTTTTTACCAGTACGGGAACCATAAATTTTGAAGCATCAGTGCCCTTTTTCGAAGATGTAAAAGCGGTAAACAGACAGGTCACAATTGTTGTTGAGCCCAAAACGAGTACACTTATCTGTACCGTTTATATTAAAGATTTTCGTTTTAAACTAGACCTGATGCAGGAACATTTTAATGAAAATTATATGGAAAGCCGTCGTTATCCGAAAGCTGTTTTTAAAGGAAAAATTCAAAAATTTGATCTAAAAAACATAGACGAAATCGAAAAGGAATATCAAATTAAAGGAAAACTTTCGATGAAGGGAAAATCTAGAGAAATTCTGGTAAATGCACTCATTAAAAAAGTGGGTGACGGAATCCAGATTGTTTCCGATTTTCCAATTTTGATCTCTGATTATAATATCGAAATTCCAAACAGAATAGCCGCTAAGATTGCTAAAACGGTAAATACCGAATTAACGGGAGTAATCAAAAGTGATGATCCGGTATATCTAACGCTAAAATGA
- a CDS encoding VOC family protein → MVKFGYTILYVEEVEKSVSFYENAFGFSRKFVTPEADYGELSTGETTLSFASKELAAQNLKDGFIESKPDQKPFAIELGFITDDVEELVQKAIGAGATLVKEPAQKPWGQVVAYVRDPDGFLIEICTPMQ, encoded by the coding sequence ATGGTAAAGTTTGGCTATACAATTTTATACGTTGAAGAAGTAGAAAAATCGGTTTCATTTTATGAAAATGCATTTGGATTTTCAAGGAAATTTGTAACTCCGGAGGCGGATTATGGCGAATTGAGTACAGGAGAAACAACCCTTTCGTTTGCTTCAAAAGAACTAGCAGCCCAAAATCTGAAAGACGGTTTTATCGAAAGTAAACCGGATCAGAAACCTTTTGCCATCGAATTGGGGTTTATAACCGATGATGTTGAGGAATTGGTGCAGAAAGCAATTGGTGCAGGAGCGACACTGGTCAAAGAACCTGCTCAGAAACCATGGGGACAGGTAGTGGCCTATGTACGTGACCCGGATGGATTTTTAATTGAAATCTGTACGCCAATGCAATAA
- a CDS encoding acyl-CoA thioesterase, whose protein sequence is MTADFKHVSSSKISISELMLPSHTNFSGKIHGGYILQLLDQIAFASASKFSGNYCVTASVDTVNFLKPIEVGELVTMKASVNYVGRSSMIVGIRVEAENIQTGAIKHCNSSYFTMVAKDNEGKSVPVPGLILSNLEEVRRFRKCIKQIESKKEVEEHARMTDVNSIEDLANLNQYNVLLEIH, encoded by the coding sequence ATGACTGCAGATTTCAAACACGTTTCTTCATCGAAAATAAGCATATCAGAATTAATGCTGCCTTCGCATACTAACTTTAGTGGGAAAATCCACGGAGGATATATTTTACAGCTGTTAGACCAGATTGCTTTTGCATCAGCCTCAAAATTTAGCGGTAACTATTGCGTAACCGCTTCTGTGGATACGGTAAACTTTTTAAAACCTATTGAGGTTGGAGAATTAGTAACCATGAAAGCATCGGTAAATTACGTGGGAAGAAGCTCTATGATTGTGGGAATTCGTGTGGAAGCTGAGAATATCCAAACGGGAGCCATCAAACATTGTAATTCTTCTTATTTTACCATGGTAGCTAAAGATAATGAAGGGAAAAGCGTGCCTGTTCCCGGACTTATTTTGTCTAATTTAGAAGAGGTGAGACGCTTTAGAAAATGCATCAAACAAATCGAATCTAAAAAAGAAGTAGAAGAACATGCAAGAATGACAGACGTTAATTCTATCGAAGATCTGGCAAATTTAAATCAGTACAACGTGCTTTTAGAAATTCACTAA
- the rmuC gene encoding DNA recombination protein RmuC, which produces MFEFLPYLLAFVAALFLGIYLGKTLFAARFQSEKVSLEERLSATTNQLQIQKEQFENERRNFEKQLHLSSFEKENIRTEKDSLAIQLSKKEVDFENLWERHKEQKNEVSELQEKFTKEFENLANKILEEKSAKFTEQNSENMKSILLPLQDKIQGFEKKVEQTHKESIDYHAALRQQILGLSEMNAQMSKETLNLTKALKGDSKMQGNWGELVLERVLEKSGLEKGREYEVQQSFTNAEGNRVLPDVVINLPDGKKMIVDSKVSLVAYEKWINEESEILKMDFLKEHVNSIKRHVEQLGSKNYHDLYQIESPDFVLLFIPIEPAFAIALNEDSTLYNKAFDRNIVIVTPTTLLATLRTIDSMWTNQKQQENAFEIARQAGALYDKFEGFVTDLVRIGNKIKDTKTEYENAMSKLVDGRGNLISSVEKLKKMGAKAKKSLPENIIARASNSDENQSLN; this is translated from the coding sequence ATGTTTGAATTTCTTCCGTATTTGTTAGCCTTTGTAGCTGCGTTATTTCTAGGGATATATTTAGGAAAGACGTTATTTGCTGCGCGATTTCAATCCGAAAAAGTGAGCCTGGAAGAAAGGTTGAGTGCTACCACAAATCAATTGCAAATTCAGAAAGAGCAGTTTGAAAACGAAAGAAGAAATTTCGAAAAGCAGCTTCATCTGAGCAGTTTTGAAAAAGAGAATATCCGAACCGAGAAAGACAGTCTCGCGATTCAGCTTTCTAAAAAAGAAGTCGATTTTGAAAACTTGTGGGAACGTCATAAAGAACAAAAGAATGAAGTAAGCGAACTTCAGGAGAAATTTACCAAAGAATTTGAAAACTTGGCGAATAAAATTCTGGAAGAGAAATCGGCAAAGTTTACGGAGCAGAATAGCGAAAATATGAAAAGCATCCTGCTGCCTTTGCAGGATAAAATTCAGGGATTCGAAAAAAAGGTAGAACAAACTCACAAAGAAAGTATTGATTATCATGCGGCTTTGCGTCAGCAGATTTTAGGATTGAGTGAAATGAATGCCCAAATGAGTAAAGAAACCCTGAATTTAACCAAGGCGTTGAAAGGTGACAGTAAAATGCAGGGGAATTGGGGCGAATTGGTTTTAGAACGTGTTTTAGAAAAATCCGGTTTAGAAAAGGGGAGAGAATACGAAGTACAGCAAAGCTTTACAAATGCTGAAGGAAACAGAGTTTTGCCCGATGTTGTAATCAATTTACCAGATGGTAAAAAGATGATCGTCGATTCGAAAGTTTCTCTGGTTGCTTATGAAAAATGGATCAATGAAGAATCTGAAATTCTTAAAATGGACTTCCTGAAAGAACATGTGAACTCTATTAAAAGACATGTCGAGCAGTTGGGAAGTAAAAATTATCATGATTTGTATCAAATCGAGAGTCCGGATTTTGTCTTATTGTTTATCCCCATTGAACCTGCGTTTGCGATTGCTTTAAATGAAGATTCGACCTTGTACAATAAAGCGTTTGACCGAAACATCGTTATTGTAACTCCTACAACCTTGCTGGCGACTTTAAGAACTATTGATAGTATGTGGACCAATCAAAAACAACAGGAAAATGCCTTTGAAATTGCCAGACAGGCAGGAGCATTGTACGACAAATTTGAGGGATTTGTTACCGATTTGGTGCGCATTGGAAATAAAATAAAAGACACAAAAACGGAATACGAAAATGCCATGAGCAAGTTGGTAGACGGAAGAGGAAATCTGATTTCAAGTGTCGAAAAATTAAAGAAAATGGGAGCAAAGGCTAAAAAATCGCTTCCTGAAAATATTATTGCCAGAGCTTCTAATTCAGATGAAAATCAATCTTTAAATTAA
- a CDS encoding protease complex subunit PrcB family protein — protein MKKLMLSLFIAFGFSACSLNNEDMNVVCGESEDLAFTGIPLLCNYSVKSLPTNPVAFLAASEERLNAYFSKKENTCPNATVTPIDFTKEMIVGIFSGLKPTSGFKIKITSIVQNKCQILVNYYEKEPEVGETVAPGATYPSDFILIPKTTKTILFNKVADNRDNVVIGSFSGQCTGADCQKFYQINDFNIQKFLNVKAGAYDFDQYRYTAATKKGDYTLFLKSVPAEILALKGKTKTYGSPDAADQGGVYFELRQGIMVTKITIDNKDTADQSTEIKAFKKAIQEKITSLK, from the coding sequence ATGAAAAAATTAATGCTAAGCTTGTTTATAGCTTTTGGATTCAGTGCCTGCTCCCTTAATAATGAAGATATGAATGTAGTTTGCGGAGAAAGTGAAGACTTAGCTTTTACAGGAATTCCACTTTTATGCAACTATAGTGTTAAATCTTTACCTACCAATCCTGTTGCATTTTTAGCTGCTTCCGAAGAAAGATTGAATGCTTACTTCTCTAAAAAAGAGAATACGTGTCCAAACGCTACCGTTACACCTATCGATTTTACAAAAGAAATGATTGTTGGTATTTTCTCAGGACTTAAACCTACAAGCGGTTTTAAAATTAAAATAACCAGCATTGTTCAAAACAAATGTCAGATTTTGGTCAATTACTACGAAAAAGAACCTGAAGTGGGTGAGACAGTTGCTCCTGGGGCAACGTATCCGTCAGATTTCATTTTGATACCAAAAACAACTAAAACAATACTATTCAATAAAGTAGCAGACAACCGTGACAATGTCGTAATAGGAAGTTTCAGCGGTCAATGTACAGGTGCCGATTGTCAAAAATTCTATCAGATCAATGATTTTAATATCCAAAAATTCTTAAACGTTAAAGCCGGTGCTTACGATTTCGATCAATATCGCTATACGGCGGCTACTAAAAAAGGAGATTACACGCTATTCTTAAAATCGGTACCTGCTGAGATTTTAGCTTTAAAAGGAAAAACGAAAACATATGGTTCTCCGGACGCTGCAGATCAGGGAGGGGTATATTTTGAATTACGTCAGGGCATAATGGTCACTAAAATTACGATCGACAACAAAGATACTGCCGATCAAAGTACCGAGATAAAGGCATTTAAAAAGGCTATTCAGGAAAAAATAACAAGTCTAAAATAA
- a CDS encoding RNA polymerase sigma factor: MKDDLEKYIRLCIKNDREGQLKIYQLFSPVLYGICLKYMRNEDDAKDVFQEAFVIVFQKIGQYKFEGSFEGWLKRIFINKLIETLNKKKKESFFLDVFDPDTDFVEEEELDIAPVEQEKLLEYIRDLPDQYRTVFNLYVFEKLKHKEIAELLKISEGTSKSNLNRAKSILQKKIMSIKNFKIA, encoded by the coding sequence TTGAAAGACGATTTAGAAAAATACATACGACTGTGCATCAAAAATGACAGAGAAGGACAACTGAAAATCTATCAGTTGTTCTCTCCTGTTTTATATGGTATATGCCTGAAGTATATGAGAAATGAAGACGATGCCAAAGATGTATTTCAGGAGGCTTTTGTCATCGTTTTTCAGAAAATCGGCCAATATAAATTTGAAGGAAGTTTTGAAGGCTGGCTTAAACGTATTTTCATTAATAAGCTGATTGAAACTCTGAACAAGAAGAAAAAAGAGAGTTTCTTTTTGGACGTTTTTGATCCGGATACTGATTTTGTCGAGGAGGAGGAATTGGATATTGCTCCGGTCGAACAGGAGAAACTGCTGGAATACATTCGGGACCTACCGGATCAGTACCGCACCGTTTTCAACCTGTATGTTTTTGAAAAACTAAAGCATAAGGAAATTGCCGAACTTTTAAAAATCTCTGAAGGAACATCAAAATCAAATCTAAATCGGGCCAAAAGCATTTTGCAAAAAAAAATAATGAGCATAAAAAATTTTAAAATAGCATGA
- a CDS encoding MepB family protein, which yields MILKNNWTDPESLPKDLRIAKEILYDCCDFELTQPQPEAESNEYDAYRFRLNQKNICYRKAKITPTKTGQFVTLWKRNTTGIIEPFDFTDAIDFVIVSVRNNELFGQFVFPKSVLLEKGIFTTSTKEGKRATRVYPPWDETTSKQAQKTQQWQLNYFYSITPETNLKPFKTLF from the coding sequence ATGATCCTCAAAAACAATTGGACTGATCCGGAGTCACTCCCTAAAGATCTTAGAATTGCCAAAGAAATACTTTACGATTGTTGCGATTTTGAACTCACTCAACCTCAACCGGAAGCTGAAAGCAATGAGTACGATGCTTACCGTTTTCGATTGAATCAGAAAAACATCTGTTACAGGAAAGCGAAAATCACGCCCACCAAAACAGGTCAGTTTGTAACTTTATGGAAACGCAATACGACGGGAATTATTGAGCCATTTGATTTCACAGACGCTATTGACTTTGTGATCGTCAGTGTTCGAAATAACGAACTCTTTGGACAATTTGTCTTTCCTAAATCTGTTTTATTAGAGAAAGGTATTTTTACCACTTCGACCAAAGAAGGTAAAAGAGCCACGAGAGTATATCCTCCCTGGGATGAAACAACAAGTAAACAAGCGCAGAAAACGCAACAATGGCAATTGAATTACTTTTACTCCATTACGCCCGAAACAAATCTGAAACCATTCAAAACCTTGTTCTAA